A window from Henckelia pumila isolate YLH828 unplaced genomic scaffold, ASM3356847v2 CTG_466, whole genome shotgun sequence encodes these proteins:
- the LOC140872659 gene encoding uncharacterized protein isoform X2, whose product MEALGILKFWRNAIADDEDDSFFDLVLKPPAGSGGGGLKKEFQFIESPSDVLRSTKNDFIISKPLSPAVTLLRSTPKFKVFMLGFRKSSRSQKSEPEANSLNQLSESSKVERSSNRFSAKCGEVSVSSALTRDHSLRSRIAKELISDSDSDALSREKSVPIYLKLMRPFHVKASKKAKVTDSVTPFSSPVNLYPRKLSDGYRARSKSRSAAIEVETPSYRRRDDSLLEQHDGILGAILHCKRSYTCSSTEFSQLFESAMDSSGRSSL is encoded by the exons ATGGAAGCTCTCGGCATCCTCAAATTCTGGCGAAATGCCATCGCCGATGATGAAGATGATTCCTTCTTCGATTTAGTTTTGAAACCGCCTGCCGGAAGCGGCGGCGGAGGATTGAAGAAGGAGTTTCAGTTCATAGAATCCCCGAGCGATGTTTTGCGGAGTACTAAAAATGATTTCATCATTTCGAAGCCTTTGTCTCCGGCGGTTACTCTACTCCGATCAACGCCCAAGTTCAAAGTCTTCATGTTAGGATTCAGAAAATCTTCGAGGAGCCAGAAATCGGAGCCGGAGGCGAACTCGTTGAATCAGCTCTCCGAATCATCGAAAGTCGAACGGAGCAGCAATCGTTTCTCCGCCAAATGCGGCGAAGTATCTGTCTCGTCGGCTTTAACTAGAGACCACAGCTTGAGAAGCAGAATCGCGAAAGAATTAATATCCGATTCCGATTCCGATGCTCTTTCGCGAGAGAAATCGGTCCCAATCTATCTGAAACTGATGAGACCTTTCCACGTGAAGGCTTCGAAGAAGGCGAAGGTAACGGATTCCGTGACTCCGTTCTCTTCTCCGGTGAATCTGTATCCGAGGAAGCTCTCCGACGGTTACAGAGCGAGGA GTAAGAGCCGGTCAGCGGCGATCGAGGTGGAAACGCCATCGTACCGCCGCAGAGACGACTCGTTGCTGGAACAGCACGATGGAATCCTCGGCGCCATTCTCCATTGCAAGAGATCTTACACTTGTTCATCCACAG AATTCTCTCAATTATTTGAATCTGCAATGGATTCATCGGGGAGAAGCTCGTTGTGA
- the LOC140872659 gene encoding uncharacterized protein isoform X1 — translation MEALGILKFWRNAIADDEDDSFFDLVLKPPAGSGGGGLKKEFQFIESPSDVLRSTKNDFIISKPLSPAVTLLRSTPKFKVFMLGFRKSSRSQKSEPEANSLNQLSESSKVERSSNRFSAKCGEVSVSSALTRDHSLRSRIAKELISDSDSDALSREKSVPIYLKLMRPFHVKASKKAKVTDSVTPFSSPVNLYPRKLSDGYRARSNLKVAARNLGKSRSAAIEVETPSYRRRDDSLLEQHDGILGAILHCKRSYTCSSTEFSQLFESAMDSSGRSSL, via the exons ATGGAAGCTCTCGGCATCCTCAAATTCTGGCGAAATGCCATCGCCGATGATGAAGATGATTCCTTCTTCGATTTAGTTTTGAAACCGCCTGCCGGAAGCGGCGGCGGAGGATTGAAGAAGGAGTTTCAGTTCATAGAATCCCCGAGCGATGTTTTGCGGAGTACTAAAAATGATTTCATCATTTCGAAGCCTTTGTCTCCGGCGGTTACTCTACTCCGATCAACGCCCAAGTTCAAAGTCTTCATGTTAGGATTCAGAAAATCTTCGAGGAGCCAGAAATCGGAGCCGGAGGCGAACTCGTTGAATCAGCTCTCCGAATCATCGAAAGTCGAACGGAGCAGCAATCGTTTCTCCGCCAAATGCGGCGAAGTATCTGTCTCGTCGGCTTTAACTAGAGACCACAGCTTGAGAAGCAGAATCGCGAAAGAATTAATATCCGATTCCGATTCCGATGCTCTTTCGCGAGAGAAATCGGTCCCAATCTATCTGAAACTGATGAGACCTTTCCACGTGAAGGCTTCGAAGAAGGCGAAGGTAACGGATTCCGTGACTCCGTTCTCTTCTCCGGTGAATCTGTATCCGAGGAAGCTCTCCGACGGTTACAGAGCGAGGAGTAATCTGAAGGTCGCGGCCAGAAATCTAGGTAAGAGCCGGTCAGCGGCGATCGAGGTGGAAACGCCATCGTACCGCCGCAGAGACGACTCGTTGCTGGAACAGCACGATGGAATCCTCGGCGCCATTCTCCATTGCAAGAGATCTTACACTTGTTCATCCACAG AATTCTCTCAATTATTTGAATCTGCAATGGATTCATCGGGGAGAAGCTCGTTGTGA